One window from the genome of Candidatus Didemnitutus sp. encodes:
- a CDS encoding MFS transporter, with product MSLSRAAGLLLVIIYLGFVSLGLPDGTLGVAWPAVYPELRLPVGLAGVLMLVGTLLTATSGFSSGWVAARFRTGPVVLVSCALTSGAMLLLSQAHSAAMLFIAVIPLGLGAGAVDAGLNGYVARHYSGRHMNWLHACWGIGATAGPLVMGRALATAHGWRGGYLAIGSIQLGLAALFLATLRLWEKVPTHAAVATAAAASATPTRTAASFEGWLSAVIFALYTGAELSIGLWAGTILVVDRGFAPERAALWVAGYYGAITAGRIGIGFVHGRWTNRAIVRAGTLLAGASALGFAFGGSGLVAVVSLALIGLGFAPVYPGLMHEVPRRFAPEAVQTVIGRQSGAGALGAAVFPALSGAIAQEALSGVIVLALALMLALAVAIGWLDRRT from the coding sequence ATGTCACTGTCGCGTGCCGCCGGGTTGCTCCTGGTCATTATCTATCTCGGTTTCGTGAGCCTCGGATTGCCCGATGGCACACTCGGCGTCGCGTGGCCGGCGGTTTATCCGGAGCTGCGCTTGCCGGTCGGTCTGGCGGGCGTGTTGATGCTTGTAGGGACGCTGCTCACGGCGACGTCTGGTTTCTCGAGCGGCTGGGTGGCGGCGCGATTCCGCACGGGGCCGGTGGTGCTGGTGAGTTGTGCGCTGACGAGCGGAGCGATGCTGCTGTTGTCGCAGGCGCACAGCGCAGCGATGCTGTTCATCGCGGTGATTCCGCTCGGTCTCGGGGCTGGCGCGGTCGACGCGGGACTCAACGGCTACGTCGCGCGGCACTACTCCGGGCGGCACATGAATTGGCTGCACGCATGCTGGGGCATCGGCGCGACGGCGGGGCCGTTGGTGATGGGACGGGCGCTGGCGACGGCGCATGGCTGGCGCGGAGGTTACCTGGCGATCGGCTCGATTCAGCTGGGGTTGGCGGCCTTATTTCTCGCCACCCTGAGGCTGTGGGAAAAGGTGCCGACTCACGCTGCGGTCGCGACGGCCGCGGCGGCGTCCGCAACGCCGACACGAACCGCCGCCTCTTTCGAGGGCTGGTTGTCGGCGGTGATTTTTGCGCTCTACACCGGGGCCGAACTGAGCATCGGCCTGTGGGCCGGCACGATCTTGGTGGTGGACCGCGGCTTCGCGCCGGAGCGGGCTGCGCTGTGGGTGGCGGGCTACTACGGTGCGATCACGGCAGGCCGAATCGGGATTGGCTTCGTGCACGGTCGCTGGACCAATCGCGCGATCGTGCGAGCGGGGACGCTGCTCGCGGGAGCAAGTGCGCTCGGATTTGCATTCGGAGGCTCAGGCCTTGTGGCTGTGGTGTCGCTCGCGTTGATCGGTCTGGGATTTGCGCCGGTTTATCCGGGGCTGATGCACGAGGTGCCGCGCCGCTTCGCGCCCGAGGCGGTGCAGACGGTGATTGGGCGGCAATCGGGCGCCGGCGCGCTCGGAGCCGCGGTGTTTCCTGCGCTCTCGGGGGCGATCGCGCAGGAAGCTTTGTCGGGTGTCATCGTGCTCGCGCTGGCGTTGATGCTCGCACTCGCGGTCGCGATCGGCTGGCTGGATCGGCGGACGTAG
- a CDS encoding helix-turn-helix transcriptional regulator: protein MPATLALPPVEPGSGLEERCPVRDVLDCIGDRWSLLTLSALERGTLRFTELKRAIGDISQRMLAQTLRTLERDGYVTREVFPTIPPRVEYTLTELGESLLAKVKPLVRWADENHARVRKARRAYVPPVAATPL from the coding sequence ATGCCTGCCACCCTTGCCCTGCCACCGGTCGAACCGGGTTCCGGCCTCGAAGAACGCTGTCCGGTCCGCGATGTCCTCGATTGCATCGGCGACCGCTGGAGTCTGCTGACGCTCAGCGCGCTCGAGCGCGGCACGCTGCGTTTCACGGAGTTGAAGCGGGCGATCGGCGATATCTCGCAGCGCATGCTCGCGCAGACGCTCCGCACCTTGGAGCGCGACGGCTACGTGACGCGCGAAGTGTTTCCGACGATCCCACCGCGAGTCGAATACACGCTGACCGAGCTCGGCGAATCGCTCCTCGCGAAAGTGAAGCCACTGGTGCGTTGGGCGGATGAAAACCACGCTCGCGTGCGCAAGGCGCGCAGGGCCTACGTGCCGCCCGTCGCCGCGACTCCACTCTGA
- a CDS encoding VOC family protein, with protein sequence MARVTTYLNFARETEAAFTFYKSVFRTEFAAPIMRFTDGPPCPGAPALADADQRLVMHVALPTIGGHVLMGSDAPTSMGFTVNLGNNVYINLEPDTRAETDRLFAALAAGGKVEMALQEMFWGAYWGTLTDQFGVRWMFNCTAK encoded by the coding sequence ATGGCTCGCGTCACCACCTACCTCAACTTCGCCCGCGAAACCGAAGCGGCGTTCACGTTCTACAAGTCGGTTTTTCGGACCGAATTCGCCGCCCCCATCATGCGCTTCACCGACGGGCCACCGTGCCCGGGAGCTCCCGCGCTCGCGGATGCCGACCAGCGTCTCGTGATGCACGTCGCGCTGCCGACCATCGGCGGCCATGTGCTCATGGGCTCCGACGCGCCGACCTCGATGGGCTTCACCGTGAACCTCGGCAACAACGTCTACATCAATCTCGAACCAGACACGCGGGCAGAGACCGACCGCCTCTTCGCTGCGCTCGCTGCTGGCGGCAAAGTGGAAATGGCCCTGCAAGAGATGTTCTGGGGCGCCTACTGGGGCACGCTCACGGACCAATTCGGCGTGCGTTGGATGTTCAACTGCACCGCGAAGTGA
- a CDS encoding SRPBCC family protein: MSTNAVHLHRVLRAAPEKVYRAFIDADAMAKWLPPFGFTARVFHCDAQVGGTFKMAFTNFTTGHAHSFGGTYLELVPGQRIRYTDKFDDPNLPGEMTVTVDLKPVLCGTDVSIAQTGIPAMIPAEMCYLGWQESLLQLAQVVEPDIKQ; encoded by the coding sequence ATGTCCACCAACGCCGTCCACCTTCACCGCGTCCTGCGCGCCGCGCCGGAGAAAGTCTATCGCGCCTTCATCGATGCCGACGCCATGGCCAAATGGCTGCCGCCCTTCGGCTTCACCGCCCGCGTGTTTCATTGCGACGCCCAAGTCGGCGGGACCTTCAAGATGGCGTTCACGAATTTCACCACGGGACATGCGCACTCGTTCGGCGGCACGTATCTCGAACTCGTGCCCGGGCAGCGGATTCGCTACACGGACAAGTTCGACGACCCGAATCTCCCCGGCGAAATGACCGTGACCGTCGACCTGAAACCGGTGCTCTGCGGCACCGATGTGAGCATCGCGCAGACGGGCATCCCGGCGATGATCCCAGCGGAGATGTGCTACCTCGGCTGGCAGGAATCGCTCCTCCAACTCGCGCAAGTCGTCGAGCCGGACATCAAGCAGTGA
- a CDS encoding GNAT family N-acetyltransferase has product MAAEITPAVSPEQLAIVRELFSEYAAGLGVDLGYQNFADELAGLPGIYAPPHGFLLLGWTEGAPGGCVALRPRNDDVAEMKRLYVRPCAQGTGLGRALAERLIEEAKAVGYRTLWLDTLPGMERAQRLYERLGFVRRAPYFDSPVAGNVFMELTLRR; this is encoded by the coding sequence ATGGCAGCCGAAATCACTCCCGCCGTCTCTCCGGAGCAGCTCGCGATCGTGCGCGAGCTGTTCTCGGAATACGCGGCGGGGCTCGGCGTCGATCTAGGCTATCAAAACTTCGCGGACGAACTCGCCGGCTTGCCGGGAATCTACGCGCCGCCGCACGGCTTCCTGCTCCTCGGCTGGACGGAAGGAGCACCCGGTGGTTGCGTGGCGCTTCGTCCCCGCAACGACGACGTCGCAGAGATGAAGCGCCTCTACGTCCGTCCTTGTGCTCAAGGAACCGGACTCGGGCGCGCGCTGGCCGAACGATTGATCGAGGAAGCGAAGGCCGTCGGCTACCGCACGCTTTGGCTCGACACGCTGCCCGGCATGGAGCGCGCGCAACGGCTCTACGAGCGACTGGGGTTCGTGCGCCGTGCGCCCTACTTCGACTCCCCGGTCGCCGGAAACGTGTTCATGGAACTCACGCTCCGGCGATAA
- a CDS encoding M50 family metallopeptidase, with product MSPTQQGSFRLFRFQGIDVHVHWSWFIIAIYSVSQRAPGYVSPVWALLEYLALFVTVTLHEFGHALACRQVGGSADQIVLWPLGGVAYVAPPQRAGAMLWSIAAGPLVNVVLLPVFIGLGWACRGTGLLVDNPDLAHFLSALIWMDVGLLIFNLLPVYPLDGGQILRSLLWYPLGRARSLKAATIVGLVGGVALAGLALWDMSIWEGVLAFYLLSQCWRSFQAAGALRKIEQLPRRSGFQCPSCHASPPRGEFWVCPACQHAYDPFAVNAVCPHCQTSLDVITCPDCHQARPLRSWDSSIVDA from the coding sequence ATGTCGCCCACCCAGCAGGGGTCCTTTCGTCTGTTTCGCTTCCAAGGCATCGATGTGCACGTGCATTGGTCGTGGTTCATCATCGCGATCTATTCCGTTTCGCAGCGTGCGCCGGGCTATGTGTCGCCGGTCTGGGCGTTGCTCGAATACCTCGCGCTGTTCGTGACCGTGACATTGCATGAGTTCGGCCACGCGCTGGCGTGCCGGCAGGTCGGTGGCAGCGCGGACCAGATCGTGCTGTGGCCGCTGGGCGGCGTGGCCTACGTGGCGCCGCCGCAACGGGCGGGGGCGATGCTGTGGAGCATCGCGGCCGGGCCGCTGGTGAATGTGGTGCTGCTACCGGTGTTCATCGGCTTGGGCTGGGCGTGTCGCGGAACGGGACTGCTCGTGGACAATCCGGATCTCGCGCACTTCCTGAGCGCGCTGATCTGGATGGACGTGGGCTTGCTGATTTTCAACCTGCTGCCGGTCTATCCGCTCGATGGCGGCCAAATCCTACGCTCGCTGCTCTGGTATCCGCTCGGGCGCGCGCGCAGCCTGAAGGCGGCGACGATCGTGGGCTTGGTTGGTGGCGTAGCTTTGGCCGGCCTGGCGCTCTGGGATATGTCGATCTGGGAGGGCGTGTTGGCGTTCTACCTGTTGTCGCAGTGTTGGCGGAGCTTTCAGGCCGCGGGAGCGTTGAGAAAAATAGAACAGTTGCCGCGACGGTCGGGATTCCAGTGTCCTTCGTGTCACGCGTCGCCGCCGCGGGGCGAGTTTTGGGTCTGCCCGGCGTGCCAGCACGCCTATGACCCGTTTGCGGTCAACGCGGTGTGTCCGCACTGCCAGACATCGCTCGACGTGATCACTTGTCCCGATTGCCATCAGGCCCGACCGCTGCGTTCGTGGGACAGTTCGATCGTCGACGCCTGA
- a CDS encoding SDR family oxidoreductase → MIAITAATGQLGQLVVEQLLTRIPAAHIVAVVRDAAKAAPLAARGVVVRTAGYDDPVALQRAFAGVEKVLLISGTDFGRRAAQHANVIAAARSAGAGLIVYTSLLRANATPLNLGPEHHATEQILQQSGVPHVILRNGWYHENYTASIPPALAHNAFVGSAGDGRIASAARADYAAAAVAALTGGVQPNQTYELAGDHAYTLAEFTAELSRQTGRSIPYVNLPGAQYAEILLKAGLPPPLAHGLASWDVGASQGALFDDQRTLSQLIGRPTTPLADAIRAALPR, encoded by the coding sequence ATGATCGCCATCACCGCCGCCACCGGACAACTCGGCCAACTCGTCGTCGAGCAACTTCTCACCCGCATCCCCGCCGCGCACATCGTCGCCGTCGTGCGCGATGCCGCCAAAGCCGCCCCGCTCGCCGCGCGCGGGGTCGTCGTCCGCACCGCGGGCTACGACGACCCTGTCGCCCTCCAACGAGCCTTCGCCGGTGTCGAGAAGGTTCTGCTCATCTCCGGCACCGATTTCGGCCGTCGCGCGGCACAGCACGCGAACGTCATCGCCGCCGCGCGCAGCGCTGGCGCCGGGTTGATTGTCTACACCAGCTTGCTGCGCGCGAACGCGACGCCACTCAACCTCGGACCCGAGCACCACGCCACGGAGCAGATATTGCAGCAGTCCGGCGTCCCGCACGTGATCCTGCGCAACGGTTGGTATCACGAGAATTACACCGCCAGCATTCCGCCCGCGCTCGCGCACAACGCCTTTGTCGGCAGCGCCGGCGACGGACGTATCGCCTCTGCGGCACGCGCCGACTACGCTGCCGCCGCGGTCGCCGCACTCACCGGCGGCGTGCAGCCCAATCAGACCTACGAGCTCGCGGGCGACCACGCCTACACGCTTGCGGAATTCACCGCCGAGCTCTCGCGCCAGACGGGCCGGAGTATCCCTTACGTAAATCTGCCGGGGGCGCAGTATGCCGAAATCCTGCTGAAGGCCGGACTCCCGCCGCCGCTGGCACACGGCCTTGCTTCCTGGGACGTCGGCGCCTCGCAAGGCGCGCTGTTCGACGATCAGCGGACGCTGAGCCAGCTGATCGGCCGCCCGACGACACCGCTCGCGGACGCCATCCGCGCGGCGCTGCCGCGCTGA